The Crassostrea angulata isolate pt1a10 chromosome 1, ASM2561291v2, whole genome shotgun sequence nucleotide sequence TGGACAATCCGCCCGACACAGGGAAAATCCTGATCCAATCGGAATTAAAGACTGAGACTCTGGTGAGTGAGGGGGTAGCGGCCGAGTGGTCAGAAACCGGCAAGGAACTTACACCAtacaagaaaaattaaaaaatgcatgataataTCAACAAAGCTGATGGGAAAAGTAGTACAAGTTAGTGTATTTATGATTTATACAAGTATATACACTATTCTTTTCCTTCAGGAAATGCCCGAGGACTGTGCGAAAAAAGCTATCTCTGGTGACACATTGGTGCTTGATTATGAGGTACAgctatttatattataaatatttcgtttaaaGATAATAATCTGAAACTAAGAGGGAATATTACTACATTTGTATCAGAGGTATAgttgaaaaatattaatcaacagacggctttattattttttttgttatcaaattaGCCGCTTTTTTCATGAAGAGGGGGATGGTCTTGGTTTGACCTATCTTTAAGACAACGGTTTTTTATCATCTTCCTTTTGACATTATCCTTTGATTTTTCAGgttttactgaataataaagTTGTAGAAGACTCCCGCAACACTGGAGAGAAGGGAGCCACGGATAAACAGCCACTGGTGGTCCCCACAGGAAAGGGCGCAGTCATCCCAGGTTAGTCCGTCAAGGGACACGACTCCTCACTAAACTAATATAATTcaactttttatataaaagattAGTTTTTTTGGCTTTGCTTTTCATTGGTAAAATCCGGTTATACAATTTTGTACCAATCTTAACCTCTAGTTGTTAGTATGACATCAAAGCACTGGAATATCATTATAGGGTCATAGAAAgggtgataaagttatcattttggTCTTTTGAGTAGTAACCCATCTTTTTATCTTAGttggggttttttgttttttgttttgttttttttttggggggggagggggggggcactTTCGAATATGAAGGCTATACTTAGGCTATGTATCTCAGAAAATAAGCTTAGTTTGTGGatatattatgtttatattgAGGTTAATAGTACATCTAGATTGATCTGGGCATTATCCAAAGTGAAAATTGTTGTTggtcaaattttcaataagCTGGGTAAATTGTTTTTTAGGTCTTGAGTTTGGAGCTCTTGGAATGTGTGTAGGGTAAGTACCTCGCTATTCAGAATTTCTTTGTAAGACAGAATTCTtccgtcatttttttttttacgctTCTATGTGAACACGCATATAACCATTTTAATGTCCTGTTTTACAGAGAGAAGAGAAAGATCATCATTCCTCCACATCTCGCTTTCGGAGAGAATGGTATTCCTGGGGTCATTCCAGGTAACTAGACTTTTCTTATTACCTGCTCGCTACATTTTAGCAAAGTGTTCGACTGAAATTCGTGTTCTCTCAACTGAATCGAATACCCTTTATCATGACGCTGGATGCCATCATTAAAAACGTGGTCGAAATAGTGCTTACAATGTTATtctatatcaatattttaattgcttgataagTACTTAATTCGATCAAGAATAAAATAAGATGATCGTATGGATCTAGAAGgcaataaaaattacaaatatgaacaCCGTATACAAGGTTCTGCATGATTATTTAATTGCAAAGGAGAAATCCCTCAAAAGATTTTATCTGCTCTTTGAATCACTATAAAAACAAGAGGTCTATggaccacatcgctcatctgAACAACAGTTTTTTGTAtcattctattttatttttttttaaacattattttctctctatattacTAGTTagactttgaacccctcttagggtcaatattttaacaatttagaatctacattatttgaggatgcttgcatataatatatataatatcacaaGTTGTAGCACTGTAGTCCAATCCTTATACTTCTAtgtattttgaacccctcttggggccccagtatcaGCCCTAGgttcatgattttaacaattaattatCAACACTATCTTAGGATAATTGCATATTTACCTCACAAATTGCAGCATTGTAGTTATtaagaagatatttaaacattttcccattatttccatgttaaactttgaacccctcttggggccccagtattagtctgCTCTGCTCTATAGCAAATTTCTAAACAGACTCATAGACAGTCTCTACATTTGGATTATTTCAGAGAACGCCGAGGTGACATTTATCGTGACGCTGATGGAGATCGTGCCCAAGAGCTGGGGGGAGTGGTACGTGGACATCGTTTGGTCCGCCTGCTACCTCGCCTTTATTGGCGGGATCTTCATTCTGATGGGGCAGGGAATCCAGGAGAAGAGGAAGGCACTCAGGAGAGAGGCCAAGAAAGCCCAACACTACAGGGACTAAACCACGTGACTGTGAAACGTGACATTACAGGGACATACAAAACACTGTGATAGGTTCTGTTGATATATGTGTgcatat carries:
- the LOC128157528 gene encoding uncharacterized protein LOC128157528, which encodes MALLLVLAILICGNAVDGQFQRMFQQNIVDNPPDTGKILIQSELKTETLEMPEDCAKKAISGDTLVLDYEVLLNNKVVEDSRNTGEKGATDKQPLVVPTGKGAVIPGLEFGALGMCVGEKRKIIIPPHLAFGENGIPGVIPENAEVTFIVTLMEIVPKSWGEWYVDIVWSACYLAFIGGIFILMGQGIQEKRKALRREAKKAQHYRD